The following coding sequences lie in one Oncorhynchus gorbuscha isolate QuinsamMale2020 ecotype Even-year linkage group LG10, OgorEven_v1.0, whole genome shotgun sequence genomic window:
- the zdhhc22 gene encoding palmitoyltransferase ZDHHC22 yields MIIRMFKLRLLNAVAPAYFFSATAVTFIFHFCFFIPTIFQSPGISLRASTVIHTAVFLYLMLNALGNYVMTIKYPAESANETVIPACSADCSDKIDAHYLLNGRHFCKLCKKVILRRDHHCFFTGNCIGNKNMRYFIMFCIYTSCTCLYSLVLGVAFLTVEYNISFENPLTFLTLLPLSTGYFFLGVISGLQFFLVLMLYVWLGIGLVCAGFCCQQVLLVARGQTYCQMKRGQLVESCSSWKDNLSDVFGSHWAVGLFLPVQTVEAFSGEVAAHHHKHD; encoded by the exons ATGATAATCAGGATGTTTAAATTAAGACTCCTCAACGCTGTCGCCCCAGCATACTTTTTCTCGGCCACAGCGGTAACCTTCATTTTTCACTTCTGCTTTTTCATCCCAACGATTTTTCAAAGCCCGGGCATCTCACTGAGAGCATCAACTGTGATTCACACCGCCGTTTTCCTATACCTGATGCTGAACGCTTTAGGTAACTATGTCATGACTATAAAGTACCCCGCTGAGAGCGCAAATGAGACCGTGATTCCTGCATGTTCTGCAGATTGCTCAGATAAAATAGACGCCCACTACCTCCTCAACGGTCGCCACTTCTGCAAACTCTGTAAGAAAGTCATACTCAGGAGGGACCACCACTGTTTTTTTACTGGAAACTGCATTGGCAACAAAAACATGCGATACTTCATCATGTTCTGCATATACACGTCATGCACTTGTTTGTACTCCTTGGTTCTTGGTGTGGCCTTTCTAACTGTGGAATACAACATCTCCTTTGAGAACCCATTGACTTTCCTCACCCTTCTGCCCCTCTCTACTGGTTACTTCTTCCTCG GAGTTATTTCAGGTCTGCAGTTCTTCCTGGTGTTGATGCTATATGTGTGGCTGGGCATCGGCTTGGTGTGTGCAGGGTTCTGCTGTCAGCAGGTGCTGCTGGTAGCGCGGGGGCAGACCTACTGCCAGATGAAGCGAGGCCAGCTGGTGGAGAGCTGCAGCTCCTGGAAGGACAACCTGAGTGATGTGTTTGGCTCCCACTGGGCGGTGGGGCTTTTCCTGCCAGTACAGACAGTGGAGGCCTTTTCAGGAGAGGTCGCTGCCCACCACCATAAACATGACTGA
- the cipca gene encoding CLOCK-interacting pacemaker a isoform X2: protein MSKPQSHRRPSSTMMYHLRASKPESERDSGFSDASSGYQNVMDQTDSEDMVRAPGPQVAVAGGSYPGLSPMIIMNNIVLNLPSPMSPVVKPWGFPSSLEILPQSQVVLLHPMVPNGSNNISNNISPKRSSDKHRDSKNNYLPILKSYPKIAPHPGESSSRRQGASSAERGSSTPGYHGRRNRWYRHHDDKLYSSHSPQPRPLTPLQTVATLEVVDKQTQLASSQKLPIPQFLGMPHSLGTEATDVVSNKCAPVSEASSCQGDNDRCQDGLSTDNNKGKRFSNTYNILSNSGLLGITLRIKELIRQNRRTQGHLKQLQEQTDLFVEALGSGDPLVWTRLQLTLQLDTDPARAEEGQCQAMDPQVILA, encoded by the exons ATGAGCAAACCACAGAGCCACAGGAGGCCCTCATCCACTATGATGTACCACTTGAGAGCATCTAAGCCAGAGTCTGAGAGGGACTCCGGTTTCTCAG ATGCCAGCTCTGGGTACCAGAATGTGATGGACCAAACTGACTCGGAGGACATGGTGAGGGCCCCAGGTCCCCAGGTGGCTGTAGCCGGAGGATCCTACCCTGGCCTCTCCCCCATGATCATCATGAACAACATAGTCCTGAATCTG CCAAGCCCAATGTCTCCAGTAGTAAAGCCCTGGGGCTTCCCTTCCTCCCTGGAGATTCTCCCCCAGTCCCAGGTGGTCCTCCTCCATCCCATGGTCCCCAACGGCAGCAACAACATCAGTAACAACATCTCTCCAAAGCGTTCCTCAGACAAGCACCGGGACTCAAAGAATAACTACCTGCCCATACTGAAATCTTATCCCAAAATCGCCCCTCACCCTGGGGAGAGCTCTTCCAGGAGGCAGGGGGCCTCTTCGGCTGAGAGGGGAAGTTCAACGCCTGGGTATCACGGGAGGCGTAACCGGTGGTATCGTCACCATGACGACAAACTGTACAGCTCCCATAGCCCCCAGCCAAGGCCTCTGACACCCCTCCAAACAGTGGCCACATTAGAGGTTGTTGACAAACAAACACAGCTGGCCAGCTCTCAGAAGCTGCCAATACCTCAGTTCCTAGGCATGCCTCACTCCCTGGGCACTGAGGCCACTGATGTAGTCTCCAATAAATGTGCACCTGTGTCGGAGGCGAGCAGTTGCCAAGGCGACAATGACCGCTGCCAAGACGGCTTGTCCACAGACAACAACAAAGGTAAACGCTTCAGCAACACCTACAACATCCTCAGCAACTCTGGCCTGCTGGGCATAACGCTACGAATCAAGGAGCTGATCAGGCAGAACCGGCGCACCCAGGGCCATTTGAAGCAGCTGCAGGAGCAGACAGATCTGTTTGTGGAGGCCCTAGGCAGTGGTGACCCCCTGGTCTGGACTAGGCTCCAGCTGACCCTGCAGCTAGACACAGACCCTGCCAGAGCTGAGGAGGGGCAGTGTCAGGCCATGGATCCACAGGTTATCCTGGCATAA
- the cipca gene encoding CLOCK-interacting pacemaker a isoform X3, with protein sequence MDQTDSEDMVRAPGPQVAVAGGSYPGLSPMIIMNNIVLNLPSPMSPVVKPWGFPSSLEILPQSQVVLLHPMVPNGSNNISNNISPKRSSDKHRDSKNNYLPILKSYPKIAPHPGESSSRRQGASSAERGSSTPGYHGRRNRWYRHHDDKLYSSHSPQPRPLTPLQTVATLEVVDKQTQLASSQKLPIPQFLGMPHSLGTEATDVVSNKCAPVSEASSCQGDNDRCQDGLSTDNNKGKRFSNTYNILSNSGLLGITLRIKELIRQNRRTQGHLKQLQEQTDLFVEALGSGDPLVWTRLQLTLQLDTDPARAEEGQCQAMDPQVILA encoded by the exons ATGGACCAAACTGACTCGGAGGACATGGTGAGGGCCCCAGGTCCCCAGGTGGCTGTAGCCGGAGGATCCTACCCTGGCCTCTCCCCCATGATCATCATGAACAACATAGTCCTGAATCTG CCAAGCCCAATGTCTCCAGTAGTAAAGCCCTGGGGCTTCCCTTCCTCCCTGGAGATTCTCCCCCAGTCCCAGGTGGTCCTCCTCCATCCCATGGTCCCCAACGGCAGCAACAACATCAGTAACAACATCTCTCCAAAGCGTTCCTCAGACAAGCACCGGGACTCAAAGAATAACTACCTGCCCATACTGAAATCTTATCCCAAAATCGCCCCTCACCCTGGGGAGAGCTCTTCCAGGAGGCAGGGGGCCTCTTCGGCTGAGAGGGGAAGTTCAACGCCTGGGTATCACGGGAGGCGTAACCGGTGGTATCGTCACCATGACGACAAACTGTACAGCTCCCATAGCCCCCAGCCAAGGCCTCTGACACCCCTCCAAACAGTGGCCACATTAGAGGTTGTTGACAAACAAACACAGCTGGCCAGCTCTCAGAAGCTGCCAATACCTCAGTTCCTAGGCATGCCTCACTCCCTGGGCACTGAGGCCACTGATGTAGTCTCCAATAAATGTGCACCTGTGTCGGAGGCGAGCAGTTGCCAAGGCGACAATGACCGCTGCCAAGACGGCTTGTCCACAGACAACAACAAAGGTAAACGCTTCAGCAACACCTACAACATCCTCAGCAACTCTGGCCTGCTGGGCATAACGCTACGAATCAAGGAGCTGATCAGGCAGAACCGGCGCACCCAGGGCCATTTGAAGCAGCTGCAGGAGCAGACAGATCTGTTTGTGGAGGCCCTAGGCAGTGGTGACCCCCTGGTCTGGACTAGGCTCCAGCTGACCCTGCAGCTAGACACAGACCCTGCCAGAGCTGAGGAGGGGCAGTGTCAGGCCATGGATCCACAGGTTATCCTGGCATAA
- the cipca gene encoding CLOCK-interacting pacemaker a isoform X1, whose translation MTRSGHDSHGIFTVAVELLPQAVISLLPSQIFPKLLFKILAQKENKGGGVSINFLFCFAFFSFPDASSGYQNVMDQTDSEDMVRAPGPQVAVAGGSYPGLSPMIIMNNIVLNLPSPMSPVVKPWGFPSSLEILPQSQVVLLHPMVPNGSNNISNNISPKRSSDKHRDSKNNYLPILKSYPKIAPHPGESSSRRQGASSAERGSSTPGYHGRRNRWYRHHDDKLYSSHSPQPRPLTPLQTVATLEVVDKQTQLASSQKLPIPQFLGMPHSLGTEATDVVSNKCAPVSEASSCQGDNDRCQDGLSTDNNKGKRFSNTYNILSNSGLLGITLRIKELIRQNRRTQGHLKQLQEQTDLFVEALGSGDPLVWTRLQLTLQLDTDPARAEEGQCQAMDPQVILA comes from the exons ATGACTAGGTCAGGGCATGATTCCCATGGAATCTTTACTGTGGCTGTGGAGTTATTACCTCAAGctgttatctctctgttaccCTCGCAAATATTTCCAAAATTGCTCTTCAAGATCTTGGCACAGAAAGAAAACAAAGGCGGTGGTGTTTCTATtaactttttgttttgttttgctttCTTCTCCTTTCCAGATGCCAGCTCTGGGTACCAGAATGTGATGGACCAAACTGACTCGGAGGACATGGTGAGGGCCCCAGGTCCCCAGGTGGCTGTAGCCGGAGGATCCTACCCTGGCCTCTCCCCCATGATCATCATGAACAACATAGTCCTGAATCTG CCAAGCCCAATGTCTCCAGTAGTAAAGCCCTGGGGCTTCCCTTCCTCCCTGGAGATTCTCCCCCAGTCCCAGGTGGTCCTCCTCCATCCCATGGTCCCCAACGGCAGCAACAACATCAGTAACAACATCTCTCCAAAGCGTTCCTCAGACAAGCACCGGGACTCAAAGAATAACTACCTGCCCATACTGAAATCTTATCCCAAAATCGCCCCTCACCCTGGGGAGAGCTCTTCCAGGAGGCAGGGGGCCTCTTCGGCTGAGAGGGGAAGTTCAACGCCTGGGTATCACGGGAGGCGTAACCGGTGGTATCGTCACCATGACGACAAACTGTACAGCTCCCATAGCCCCCAGCCAAGGCCTCTGACACCCCTCCAAACAGTGGCCACATTAGAGGTTGTTGACAAACAAACACAGCTGGCCAGCTCTCAGAAGCTGCCAATACCTCAGTTCCTAGGCATGCCTCACTCCCTGGGCACTGAGGCCACTGATGTAGTCTCCAATAAATGTGCACCTGTGTCGGAGGCGAGCAGTTGCCAAGGCGACAATGACCGCTGCCAAGACGGCTTGTCCACAGACAACAACAAAGGTAAACGCTTCAGCAACACCTACAACATCCTCAGCAACTCTGGCCTGCTGGGCATAACGCTACGAATCAAGGAGCTGATCAGGCAGAACCGGCGCACCCAGGGCCATTTGAAGCAGCTGCAGGAGCAGACAGATCTGTTTGTGGAGGCCCTAGGCAGTGGTGACCCCCTGGTCTGGACTAGGCTCCAGCTGACCCTGCAGCTAGACACAGACCCTGCCAGAGCTGAGGAGGGGCAGTGTCAGGCCATGGATCCACAGGTTATCCTGGCATAA